The proteins below are encoded in one region of Engystomops pustulosus chromosome 8, aEngPut4.maternal, whole genome shotgun sequence:
- the LOC140076224 gene encoding hemoglobin subunit alpha-3-like encodes MTFSDAEKAAIVSILGKVSGNVNALGAEALERMLLGFPQTKTYFNHFNLSHGSTDLQTHGGKVLGALVEAGKHLDNLEGSLSKLSDLHAYNLRVDPGNFSLLSHCILVTLASHLPADFDASTHAAFDKFIAVVSHYLTSKYR; translated from the exons ATGACTTTCTCTGATGCTGAGAAGGCGGCCATTGTGTCCATCTTGGGCAAAGTCTCCGGAAATGTCAACGCTCTTGGTGCTGAAGCTTTGGAAAG GATGTTACTGGGATTCCCCCAGACTAAGACTTACTTCAACCACTTCAACCTGAGCCATGGCTCCACTGATCTCCAGACACATGGAGGAAAGGTCCTGGGTGCTCTTGTAGAGGCTGGCAAACATCTGGACAACTTGGAGGGATCCCTGTCCAAACTGAGTGACCTGCATGCATACAACCTGAGGGTGGACCCAGGAAACTTCAGT CTGCTGTCTCACTGCATCCTGGTCACCCTGGCATCTCACCTACCTGCTGACTTCGATGCCAGCACCCATGCTGCTTTTGACAAGTTCATTGCAGTAGTGTCTCACTATCTCACCTCCAAATAcagataa
- the LOC140076225 gene encoding hemoglobin subunit alpha-3-like, giving the protein MTFSDAEKAAIVSILGKVSGNVNALGAEALERMFLGFPHTKTYFNHLNLSHGSTDLQTHGGKVLGALVEAGKHLDNLEESLSKLSDLHAYNLRVDPGNFKLLSHCILVTLASHLPADFDASTHAAFDKFIAVVSHHLTSKYR; this is encoded by the exons ATGACTTTCTCTGATGCTGAGAAGGCGGCCATTGTGTCCATCTTGGGCAAAGTCTCCGGAAATGTCAACGCTCTTGGTGCTGAAGCTTTGGAAAG GATGTTCCTGGGATTCCCTCACACGAAGACTTACTTCAACCACTTGAACCTGAGCCATGGCTCCACTGATCTCCAGACACATGGAGGAAAGGTCCTGGGTGCTCTTGTAGAGGCTGGCAAACATCTGGACAACTTGGAGGAATCCCTGTCCAAACTGAGTGACCTGCATGCATACAACCTGAGGGTGGACCCAGGAAACTTCAAG CTGCTGTCTCACTGCATCCTGGTCACCCTGGCATCTCACCTGCCTGCTGACTTTGATGCCAGCACCCATGCTGCTTTTGACAAGTTCATTGCAGTAGTGTCTCACCATCTCACCTCCAAATACAGATAA
- the LOC140076228 gene encoding hemoglobin subunit alpha-5-like — translation MTFSDAEKAAIVSILGKVSGNVNALGAEALERLFLSFPQTKTYFKHFDLKHGSSDLQNHGAKVLGAIVEASKHLDNLEESLSKLSDLHAYNLRVDPGNFKMLSHCILVTLASHLPADFDASAQAALDKFLAAVSHHLISKYR, via the exons ATGACTTTCTCTGATGCTGAGAAGGCGGCCATTGTGTCCATCTTGGGCAAAGTCTCCGGAAATGTCAACGCTCTTGGTGCTGAAGCTTTGGAAAG GCTGTTCCTGAGCTTCCCCCAGACCAAGACTTACTTCAAACACTTTGACCTGAAACACGGTTCCAGTGATCTCCAGAATCACGGCGCAAAAGTCCTGGGTGCTATTGTAGAGGCTTCCAAACATCTGGACAACTTGGAGGAATCCCTTTCCAAACTGAGTGACCTGCATGCATACAACCTGAGGGTGGACCCAGGAAACTTCAAG ATGCTGTCTCACTGCATCCTGGTCACCCTGGCATCTCACCTACCTGCTGACTTTGATGCCAGCGCTCAGGCTGCTTTGGACAAGTTCCTTGCAGCAGTATCTCACCATCTCATCTCCAAATACAGATAA
- the LOC140076226 gene encoding hemoglobin subunit alpha-3-like, which produces MTFSDAEKAAIVSILGKVSGNVNALGAEAMERMFLGFPQTKTYFNHFDLSHGSTDLHTHGGKILSALVEAGKHVDNLEGSLSKLSDLHAYNLRVDPGNFKLLSHCILVTLASHLPADFDASTHAAFDKFIAAVSHYLTSKYR; this is translated from the exons ATGACTTTCTCTGATGCTGAGAAGGCGGCCATTGTTTCCATCTTGGGCAAAGTCTCCGGAAATGTCAATGCTCTTGGTGCTGAAGCCATGGAAAG AATGTTCCTGGGATTCCCCCAGACTAAGACTTACTTCAACCACTTTGACCTGAGCCATGGCTCAACAGATCTCCATACACATGGAGGAAAGATCTTGAGTGCTCTTGTAGAAGCTGGCAAACATGTGGACAATTTGGAGGGATCTCTGTCCAAACTGAGTGACCTGCATGCATACAACCTGAGGGTGGACCCAGGAAACTTCAAG CTGCTGTCTCACTGCATCCTGGTCACCCTGGCATCTCACCTACCTGCTGACTTCGATGCCAGCACCCATGCAGCTTTTGACAAGTTTATTGCAGCAGTGTCTCACTATCTCACCTCCAAATACAGATAA